The Paramixta manurensis genomic interval AGAGGCGACTCCGCCTTGATGTGGTCATTACGCCACAGACTGACGCTGACGTCAATTATTTTACCCCTTTGTCGGCAAGAGAACGTAAAGTATGAGCCTCGATGTAGTGGCACAGTAAATTTGGCCACCTGATTAAAGGTGATATTCTCACCTCAACATAAAACAGGTGACTTAATGAACAAGAAAACTAAGCGTACGTTCACCCCTGAGTTTCGGCTGGAATGTGCACAGCTGATTGTTGATAAGGGCTACTCATATCGACAGGCCAGTGAAGCGATGAATGTTGGCTCTACCACACTTGAGAGCTGGGTACGCCAGCTCAGGCGGGAGCGTCAGGGCATTACCCCCTCTGCAACTCCCATTACTGCGGAGCAGCAACGTATTCGCGAGCTGGAAAAACAGGTTCGTCGTCTGGAGGAACAGAATACGATATTAAAAAAGGCTACCGCACTCTTGATGTCCGACTCACTGAACGGTTCACGATAGCCGCCAGCCTGAGTGGTAGCCACACGGTTGTGAGCCTTTGCTCCGCGCTGGAAATACACCGTAGCAGTTACCGGTACTGGCGAAAACGACGCGATACTGTCAATCCGGCACGAGTCAGGCTGTACAGCGAAATACGCCGGGCGTGGAACCAGAGCCGGGGCTCAGCAGGCGCACGCACTCTGGCTGAAATGCTGACCCGGAACGGCGTTCCGATGAGTCGTTACCGTGCCGGGCGTCTGATGAAATATCTGAACCTGAGCAGTTGCCAGCCCGGAAAACATCAGTACAAAAATGCCCGTCAGGAGCATATCTGCCTGCCGAATCTGCTTGAGCGTCAGTTCGCTGTACCGGAGCCAGATCGGGTATGGTGCGGGGATATCACCTATATATGGGCAGGAAATCGCTGGTGTTATCTGGCGGTCGTCATGGATCTTTTTGCGCGCAGAATTATTGGCTGGAGTCTGTCAGCGAATGCCGATACAGCATTGGTAAGCAGTGCCCTGCGGATGGCCTGTGAGATGCGTGGCCAACCTCGGGAGGTCATGTTCCATAGCGACAATAATAATGTCGGTGTCAGTTTTTATCATCACTCGGTTTGTCGTTTCACCCGATTGGTGTGATTACTGATGCAGTGAAGACCTTCCCGCATCCTGACTCACACAGCGATCGACCTTTTTGTGTCCTGCCCTGGACTCGTCGGTTGCCGGAAGCGCCTTCATGCGAGGCATCTCCTCACCGGTACGCGTGACTCAAGAAGGGCCTGACGGCTGTCTCGTTACTGTCCTGTCCGGGTTATCTGTCTGGAGATTCAACTTTGTTTCCTTACAGGAGTCGCACCATGGCTGATAACGTTACCGAAACCTCCGTTGTGGGTGGCGTGGATACACATAAAGATCTGCACGTTGCCGCTGTCGTTGATCAAAATAATAAAGTCCTGGGTACCCAGTATTTCTCCGCCACACGGCAAGGGTATCGCCAAATGCTGGTATGGATGGCTTCGTTTGGAGCATTAAAGCGAATTGGCGTTGAGTGCACAGGCACTTATGGTTCCGGGTTGCTTCGCTATTTTCAGAATGCCGGGTTAGAAGTTCTTGAGGTGACAGCGCCAGATCGAATGGAGCGGCGCAAGCGGGGAAAAAGTGACACGATTGATGCTGAATGTGCCGCTCATGCTGCATTCTCAGGAATAAGAACCGTCACGCCCAAAACGCGCGATGGCATGATTGAGTCTCTTCGGGTGTTAAAAACCTGCCGCAAAACAGCGATATCAGCCCGAAGAGTCGCTCTCCAGATCATCCATTCCAACATTATCTCTGCGCCAGATGAGTTACGTGAACAACTAAGAAATATGACACGTATGAAGCTCATCAGGACTCTGGGAGCATGGAGGCCTGATGTCACTGAATGCCGCAATGTTACAAACGTTTATCGAATTGCATTAAAGTCCCTTGCCCGACGCTATCTTGAGCTGCACGACGAAATTGCTGATCTGGACGTCATGATTGCGGCGATTGTCGATAAGCTGGCACCTGAACTGATTAAACGTAATGCTATTGGATACGAAAGCGCTTCGCAGTTGCTGATCACGGCCGGAGACAATCCCCAACGGCTAAGATCAGAATCAGGTTTTGCTGCGCTGTGTGGCGTCAGTCCTGTTCCTGTCTCTTCTGGAAAAACAAACCGTTATCGGCTTAACCGGGGTGGAGATCGTGCTGCAAATAGCGCACTTCACATCATAGCCATCGGACGCTTACGAACTGACGCAAAAACAAAGGAATATGTCGCCAGGCGCGTAGCCGAAGGACATACAAAAATGGAAGCGATACGCTGTCTGAAGCGATATATCTCTCGCGAAGTTTACACGTTACTGCGCAATCAAAACAGGCAGGTCAACAGTATCCCGATAACAACTTGACTCTTAGAAGGGCGTCCAGGGAAGCCAGTATACCGGGCTTAAATATCAACAAGTTCTCTGGCGTTACAGGATAAAGCAAAGCGTCAGTCGGCGGGGAAACTGCTGGGATAACAGCCCCATGGAACGCTTCTTCCGTAGTTTGAAAACAGAATGGGTGCCGACGAATGGTTACGCAGGGAAGGATGAGGCCCGGCGACAAATCGGCAGTTATATCCTGAATTACTACAATAGCGTCAGACCTCATCATTACAACGGGGGGCTGACGCCGGAAGAATCAGAGAACAGATACCGTTCTTACTGTAAAACCGTGGCCAGTATTACTTGACCACTACACGAAACTTACATATCAGCCGAGCGGCTGGACATCTATGAAAAGCATCTCAAGGTAGAACCTGGACAGATCATGGCCGCCTACTACTGGAATAAAGCGCTTGCTGGCGCCATGCTGCCCGCGCTCCAGTGTCTGGAAGTCACCCTTCGTAACGCCATAGATAAGGCTGTCCAGTCCGGGCCCGTTCCGGGGGCGACCGGGTTGTGGCTGACAGATCACAACTGGATTTTCAGTCTGCCGCGCTATATGGGTAAAAAAGCCTATCCCAAACTGCGGAGGCGGTACAAGATGGCAAAAAAGCCCGCCGACCGGCAGGATGCGCAGGGAGTCATGCTGGACCAGTACGGGCACCGGATCATTGCATGTAAGGTTCGTGAAGAAACACTGGTAGACCAGGCCCGCGATCTCATCGTGGCCGAGGGCAAGACCATCACCCCGGCGCGGGTGATTTCTGGACTCAGCTTCGGCTTCTGGACAACGCTGCTCAGCACCAAATATGAGGACGTGAACAGCAAATCTCTGCTGTGGCCGAACCTTGAAGCTATCGTTTTCCCGCATGCCCCGCCTGGCTGTGGAATGCCTGACATCAGGGAAGCTTTTCACCGCGTCCGGGCTTTGCGTAATCGCCTTTCGCATCACGAAGCCCTGTGGAAATTCCATTATGACGATCCGGCAACGGGACTGCCGGATTACGGAAACCCGGTCTATGGCGCTCAGGCCAGCTGCAGTCTTCTGCGAAAGCACTATGATGACATCATTGAGATGATTGGCTGGATGAGTCCCGACCGGAAAGCTAATTTCCTGAGTCATTCGGCGAATCTTCGGTTCTATGCCCTGTGCTCGGTGGACGGACTGAACAGCTACATCGCCCCGGAAAAAATTAAGGCACAGATTAAGGTTTCACGTGGAGGTAAAGGTATCAGCAGGTTAATCAGGGTGCTCGAAAAAAATGAGTTCATCCGGATAGTGAAGGAGGGTCAGACGGTACTCACCATCGGCACTGACAACTCCACCCAGATTCAATAACCCCCCTTTTAATATCTAAAGTATTCTGCCGACCCGGAGTGCTTCCGGGTTTTCCTTTTCCGGAATCAGTACTGGACCGTGCTTGCCCGGCCCTGTGTTTAGCACGCCGATCTGTCCGGCGGCGGCACTATGATAGCGCAGGGTGATATTGAATGAAGGGGAAATCAGTGATATTTAGGAAGTTTTTCGCGATACACTGAAGATCATTACCCGCAGCGGAAAGACCACAATGACAACAACAATACCGGATGAATTTATCGCGGCATTTAACCGCGTATGGCTGTTGCCGGCGGGTATGGATCACAACGCAATATTAAACTCACATGAGTTCCTGCATCTTCGTAATACGTCGGATAAACATTGCCATGCCCAAATTGAGGGGAATTTCTTTGATCCATTTCTGCTTCGGGGACTCCACAAACTAGGAGTTCCCTGCTTTTTCACTGCCGGTTCTCCGTTAGCCGCCGCCGACATGTCAGAGACGGCCGCACAATGCTACGGGGCACTGATGAAGCGTCACGAGCAACACATTTATCTCTGCCCGCTCGATTGCGCTGGCTGTATACCGCAGATTGAGACGGCCAACTGGAGTATCAGGCGCTTCAGTAAAAATGAGCTGGATGAACTGCTGAATTCTCTGCCGCTGCAAAGAGTGCCCGGGAATGTTTCCGCAGACACTGCAAGATTATCGCAGTTTTTGTGGTTAGTGGTCCGGCATGTAGAAGAAATGCGGGCAGATTTTGCTGAACGCTACTGGCCCTGGAATGCCAACAGGGATCATCCGGGAGCGGTGTCCCCCTATAAATTCATACATCCGGAAGCCGTGGAAAGCGCCATTTTTTCATTGATGCTGGCCCCCTGGGAAGAGTGGCAGCACAACGAGGAATATTACTGGCGCCCCTTCAATATCCCCTGGGTGCATACGCTATCAGACGATATTTTTCGGCAGCAACTACCTATCCCATCAGCCGCAACACTCAGCTGGGTTCTTTGTTCATATCATGATGAAAACGTTGGCTGGGACGAGTATGAAGCCCCGCACGAGTATGCTTATAGCGTGACCTGTGACCAGTTGATGCCTTTTTTTGACCCTCAATTCTGCAATCAACTAGAAGCAGCTGTCACCAGCGGCCTCATCAATGTGGCCGCACGGCATCAATTCGTAAAAGCGTTCATGTCAGATGGTGTGGATGAGTTTCTGGCACATGTTGTCGTGATTGACGCCTGTATTGGTGAAACATCCGCTGATAAAGCTATGGAAAAGCATCTCAGAAGGCTCCAGTCTACTGGACGGTTAAAATACCGGCTTGCCGGGCTGCTCAATGATGCATCCGTCAAGGAGAGTATGAATGTCATATACAACGCGCGCAGTGATTATGTACATGGTAACGCGCTGGAGGAAATCCCCGGAGAACATATTCTGCAAGCTCGTAGCCTGGCCCAAAAAACGCTGAATGCCATAGTGACAGAAGCAGGTCGATCACCAGGTTTAGTGCGGGAAGCATTTCTTGACGATATCCTTCGAAGAGGATGGAACCTCATTGAAAGCGGATGTTCGTAGCTGTGCCCGATTATGATATCGGACGAAACAGGCTGGCCAATAGAGAATTGACGACTTTTCCTATGAGTAATCGGGGCAGGTAAAATCAGCCTGCTCAGTGTGCTGATGAGTCACTTCAGAGCATGCATTCCGGCTGGCAGAAATGTGTTACAGATTGGGATTTGGCATCTTCCCAATGCCACCAATCTCAGGTAATTCTTACGTTACCTCCCGGCTACGCTCAGCAGGCGCGTCCGGGAGGTCATGTCAGCTTTGCTTGTTCTGATAAAGGTCCCAGCGGTTACCATAAAGATCTTCAAACACCACTACTATGCCATACTCCTCTTCACGAGGCGCTTCAGAGAATTTAACGCCTTTTGATTTCATAAGGTTATAGTCACGCCAGAAGTCGTCCGTCTGTAGAAAAAGAAAAACTCTGCCGCCACACTGGTTACCGATAAACCCTTCCTGCCTTTCGTTCGAAGCGCGTGCAAGAAGAAGATTACAATCGCTTTCCGGGTTAGGTGTAACCACGACCCAGCGCTTACCGGGCTGTGGCGTATCTTCTACCAGCGTAAAACCCAGCTTCTCCGTATAGTATTCAATCGCGCGATCATAATCGTCGACTACTACAGCTAAGTAACCCAGACATTTTCTTTGCGTGCGCATTTCACTCTCCCGTTTATTGAACTCAACATTACACTACAGTTTTTGATTTTTCCCAACCGCTCAGAGTTTCTCTCCCGAAGTGATAGTATTTTTTTATTTTGATTTTAATCACAGCATTTAAAACATAATCGCACTGACTGAAATCGGTATAAATACATTCATAAAACAGAATAATATTTTGATAAAAGCGGCTTTTTCGGGCTCAAATTACATAGCAGGCTAATTATTTAACACCTAATGAATTTAATTAAAATAATTAATGTCATAAAAAGAATGATTAACTCATAAAAAGCACTAAAACCTTAAAAATTTCTCAATAATGGATTTTATACATAATCACAATAATTTATAAACAAAAAATTAACAATATATATCTATATATATCAATATCTTATATTTTAACTTTAAGCAAATTCTTACAATATACACATTAAGAAACATTTATCTGACTAGAAACACTTTAAACATAGTTATATAAAAAACCTCCGTAGATAGCGTAAAAGTTAAGTGGTACTTATCATAAGGTGACGCCTGCGTATCCGTAACGATGCGCATATGGCAACGCAAAATACAGAGTTAAATTCAGTATGAATAAGGATGAACTATGCAAGTTGCTGCCGAGTTACGCCCCGCTATGCAGGAAGTCAGAAAACGGTTCAATACTCTTAACAGCTACCAGAATGATGAGGACCTTTTTTTTAAAGAGTCATCAGAATTTCTGAAATTTGTACGTGATGAACAACTACTGCCTTTACTGATCCATGAAATACTTGAAGATCCAAATTATCTTTCCGAGGTTGCTTCAAATTCATATAAACATGTCAATCACTTTTCCAAAGTTGTTCTTATCAATGATGTCAATCCGGACCACTGCCGACTGACGTTGCATATCTGGAAACCACCATTTACTGAAGCAGAAATCAGTCAGGAATTGATCCATGATCACCGTTTCAGCTTTTCTTCTTATGTATTGTGTGGCGAGCAGGTGCATGAAATATTCAGCGAGTCTTCACAAAAATCGATAGCTAAAGTCCGCTTTCAAAAGTACAAATACCTTCCCTCTGCCACAGGTAATATTCACGACTGCTTCTTTGAAGAAGACGTATATCTCGACCAGATAGCTGAAAAGAAAGTCAGCCCGGGAAACGTCTATACGATGCATAATGAGGCCATTCACCGTATCGTTTTTCCGGAAGGTGATGAACCTATAATATCGTTCCTTGTGCGCGGCCCCCGAAAAAGGAATTATACCCACACTTACAACACGTTTTATCCACGTGAGGGAACTGTTTCAAACGTTCCAATGTATACTCCGAATGAACTTCATGAATTGCTTTCTTATACCCTGAATAAAATCTGAGGATTTACTATGAGTCTTGTCGTTGACACTGAAGGTTCGGTTCATGAAAAACATGGCGAATATAATATATTCCGCCAACTGGCAGTAAAAGTATTTGCAGACCATATTAATGATGAAAGTTATTACAAATGGCTTGATGAAGTGCCTCTGGAATTAAAAAGCCGCTTTCCTTCCATAGAATTTAAAGAACGTGACTGGGTAAGGGCTAATCCGCCTCTCAATACAGCCGTTTATTACGACACCCCCGGCTATGACATCCTGCCTACCGGTGCCCTGCTTAGAACCTCCTGCAGCCGGCTTACGCACGCCTTCTGCGCTTTCAAGATGCCGGAAGATTCAACCGGTAACCGGCTGGACCGCCGACACGTATTTGAAGGCGAGGAAAAGGCCACCATTCAGAACGATCCCAGCGGCCCGGCGTCAGTAGGTATCGTTAAAAAACTAATCACCCGGCATGATGTTGACCAGCCCGGTACTTTCCTTGAAATGGCTACGGGGATTTCACCTGACCTGCTCAGTCCGGCGTTGGTACTGAAGGGCCACCGTACGACATTCTATGTACTTATCGACGGCTATGACGTACTGCGGTGCTCGATTGACCGCTCATCGGTGCTCGATTTCCGCGCCAGCCAGGACGTCGAAGATCCGACTAACTGGAAGAGTTTTCGCGAAGTGGAACTGTCGCTTTACCCCCGTATTTCCGATGAAATCAAAGACGATCCACGCGTTGTTCAGGTTATTGAAGCTCTTCGTGATTCCCTGATAAACCGCTTCGATACGCACGTTATTTATGACATCAAGTATCAGCGTGGCATGAAGCTGTTAGGTAAATACTGAAAATCATTCGTGGGGTATTCTGTGCTTCCAGCAATATTTATTACCGCCATTTTGGCTGTCATGAACGGGGCAAAATATCAGTCCCTGAGTAACTATTTACACCTTGTGTACGGTTACCCCACGCATGAAGTCGCTTTTCTTTTTTCACTGTCTAATTTATGCGGCCTGGCTTTTGGCCTTGTTATGCTCTCTATACCATCGGTGCGAGAAATTCTTTCCAAACTGCACGTAACGGTTTTAATTTTTCAGGCAGCGGCCTTTGCGCTGAACTATTTCTATCGCGACATTTATCCCGCAATGCTCTTTCAGCGAGTTCTTGAAGGGTGCGTCTTTGCCTATATTATGAATTTTTATCCTGTAGCGCTTACGCGATATACCCGCCCTGACAGAACTGAACTGGTAATGTGCATGTGGGGACTTGTTTATGCCCTGGGATTTGCATTCTCAAACGGGATCGCTGCGTTTAATATTCCAGATTCCCTCGCATTTAATATACCTTCACTCATGCTTTTTGCATGCCTGCTTATTTTGAACAAAAAAATAATGTTGCCGGTCAATATTAACGACGCGGGGGGTAGGGATGTGAAAAGACCTCAGGTAATTGTTCTGGGGAAAATTGGGTTGGTTGCCGTACCGTTTTTTCTCTTTACTTTTGTGTATAACAACTTTCTTTTTACGTATTCTCTGGCGAATCCTAACAGCAATCCCCTTTACTGGATGATGCTGGTTAACGGCGCGGGAATTATTCTGTCCAACACATTGGTTTCTTCCGGCAGGATAAGCGCCACCCTTTATCTGGCATTCCTCATCGCTGTACTCTGGCTGCAGACGCAGTTTTCATCTACCGTAAGCCTGCCTGTGGCTGCAGGAATTATCCTCGTGCTGGGCCTCATCGAAGGGGTGGTGTTTGGTTTCTTTATCCGGCACTTTGCTGCCGGCGACTTTGATCTTGTCAAGGCGGGTTACCTGGTCTCAGGGAGCTTGGGCGCAACCCTTGGACCGCTTCTGCCGCTGCATTTCGGTACCACATCTTTTCCGGTTTCCGCTCTGTTCCTGACGTCAGTCGTCTGCCTTCTGACTCTTAACGGGTATAAAAAACGCAGCTCGTCCCTGAATACGGAAGAAGAACATGTCTGACAGGGCCCTCATGTTCTTCAAACCGGAGTTCACACCAGAAGATCGCGCCCGCTATTTCAGGGTGATCCGGCGCTACCTCGATGCGTACGGCCTGTCCATTGAGGCCGACAGTGAGGTACACGCTCGCGATAAAAAAGAAGCTATTTTTGACCGCGTTTATGCCCGGCTGCTGAATAATGCGCGACAGCCTCAGTCAGGAAAGGTGATCGGTGGATTTTCTTATCTGAAAACGGTCGCTGACGCAGACGAAGAGCAGCTCTTTCGGGAGTGGATCTCCCCCCTCAATCCTGCGTTGCGAACCGGTGAAGATAATTATTACCTGCACATGGGAGATCTCAGGGTGATTAATCCCTTCTGCCCCTATCAGCGGCGTCTTTTTATTGAAACCCAGGGCTCTGTGCATCTGTTCATCATCCGCAGAAGCGGAGCGATGTCATGGGCGGAAATTAAGCCCCTTTTACAGGGCGCACCCGTTCAGACGGGCGGACAGGGCAGAGGGATTCGCTCACACCTCAGTCAGTGCAGCTGGTATACCCCCACCACAAATGGACTACATCTCTCAGCATCCGATCAGGATGCTCTCAGGGAAACCGAGGCGGTGAAGGAATTTTTCATACACAGCAGGCAGAACAGACCATGAAGAAAGAGCTCATTCTTATCCGGCACGGGCACTCTGAGTGGCAGGCCGGTACCACCCGAGACAGAAACAGTCACCTGACCGGAAAAGGGATAATAGAGGCGGGAAGACTCTATAATACGCTGGCGGCTTACGCGAACGTGGCTGATTTTCATCTCATCAGCAGCCCCCTTCACAGGGCTGTCGAAACCAGTCGTCTTGCCCTGTCCCGGGCCCAGTTCTCGTCGGTTTACTTTGACAAAAACTTCAGGGAAGCATCTTTCCACGTTCGCGGCGGCCTGAGCCTTCCTGAGGATTTTTACCCTGAGGCGGACGGGAAGGTCAGCAGTGAATATCAGGATTTTAAGGCCGGGATCAAATCAGCGCTGGCTGACGTGCTTGCTGCGCACGACCGCGTCATGATATTCACCCACGGCGGCGTCATTAAAACCATCCTGCGGCTTCACTGCGGTTCAGACGCTTTCTGCACGCAGATTGATAACTGTTCGGTGACACACTTTGTCAAAAAGGACAACGCATGGCTCCTGCAGAGGGTAAATCACCGATGCTGAGTAACGAAACGTTTTACCTGACCACGGTGGTAGTCCTCTGTGCGCTGTGTCAGTCCGTCGTGGGCGTTGGCCTCATTATGATAGGCCTCCCGACCCTGATCCTGAGCGGATATCCTTTTGATCATGCACTTTCTATCTGCCTGCCTGGCTCGCTTATCATCAACGTCTTCCAGGTTCTGGCCGAGCGCAGCAACTACCGGCGCGCCGATATTGTTTCGTATGCCAGCATTTCTGTCATCTATACGGCTTTTCTTTTCTATCTGAACCTGGTCATCGGCCTCAGCTTCAGCAAGCTGACCGCCGGGATCATACTGCTTTTCACCGGCATCGTGGGTTTTATGCCGGCTGTAAGAGAACGGTTTCTGAAAACGCTGAACATCAAACCTGCCGTTACGAATACCGCTATAGGCGTTATCCATTCCATATCCAGCCTTGGGGGCTCGCTGCTGTCACTGACCGGCACCGCCAGGTATGCCGAAAGCGCTGAAGCCAGGCGTTTTATCGCCGGCGGGTATTTATCTCTGGGGATAATTCAGCTTGCCTTCTATTCCACCCACGGCGTCAGCATCACTCCCGTTATGTATTCACTGGTCGCGGTGCCAGCCTATTTTATTTCACGTACGCTGGTCACGCCTTACGTTAACCATCAGAAGTTAAAAGCATTCATTTTCATCCTGATTCTTATTTACGGCGCACTGCTAATTAAACAGTCAATGTGAGGCAAATATGGAAAATATCCTTTCAAAATATATAGATACTGAGATAGGGGTTTCTTTCAGCAACGGTAAAGTGGATGTCGCGACTCTTAAATCCTTCAGCTCCGGATTTATCGTCATTCAGTCAAAGGAAACCGTTCAGCATATCCCCTTCCATTCGGTGATCCGCTTTATTGAAGCAGGCGACGAAGCTTACTTTCTGCTGCGGAAGCGTTCCCATCCGCTGACGATTGTTGTCACGCCTGTGATAAGTGTCATCACTACCTATTGACGTCAGAAAAGGGCAGCCGGATATGACCAGAATAACCACCACAGAAAACCTCCATTACCTGACAACCAGCCCGTGGAACATACCATCTGTCCGACACGTCAGGGACCGCGATCCCCTGCTCATCACGGTGTCCGGCAATTATAATCTGGGCAAGTCAGCATTTATGCGGCGCTTGGGAGCCCGCCTCTTTCTGCAGGACAACTACACGATACTTATCGATGAGAGTTCTTTCCGGCATCTTCACCATCCGTATGGGCTAAGAGAGGCAGAGGCCAACTTTTTTTCATTTATTATTCACATGATGGCCCAGAGGGATATCCTGATAAAGTCATGGCTGAACTGCGGCTTTAACGTCATCATTGAGCGATCATTTACTGAGGATATGATGCTCAGCAAACTGCTGAACGGAGAATCTTTACTCAGCGATAGCGAAACGGCCCTGCATACAAGTCTGCATGATTCTTACGTTTCAACCAATCGTAAATCCGATTGCGTCTTCTACTTTAATTATCCTGCGGAACGTTCAAAAACAAACCACGAAGTTGCGGTCAGCTCCGGCCAGATACCGACGTTTTTCTGCGGTGGAATAAACCG includes:
- a CDS encoding histidine phosphatase family protein — its product is MKKELILIRHGHSEWQAGTTRDRNSHLTGKGIIEAGRLYNTLAAYANVADFHLISSPLHRAVETSRLALSRAQFSSVYFDKNFREASFHVRGGLSLPEDFYPEADGKVSSEYQDFKAGIKSALADVLAAHDRVMIFTHGGVIKTILRLHCGSDAFCTQIDNCSVTHFVKKDNAWLLQRVNHRC
- a CDS encoding VOC family protein; translated protein: MRTQRKCLGYLAVVVDDYDRAIEYYTEKLGFTLVEDTPQPGKRWVVVTPNPESDCNLLLARASNERQEGFIGNQCGGRVFLFLQTDDFWRDYNLMKSKGVKFSEAPREEEYGIVVVFEDLYGNRWDLYQNKQS
- a CDS encoding Abi family protein, which codes for MYEKHLKVEPGQIMAAYYWNKALAGAMLPALQCLEVTLRNAIDKAVQSGPVPGATGLWLTDHNWIFSLPRYMGKKAYPKLRRRYKMAKKPADRQDAQGVMLDQYGHRIIACKVREETLVDQARDLIVAEGKTITPARVISGLSFGFWTTLLSTKYEDVNSKSLLWPNLEAIVFPHAPPGCGMPDIREAFHRVRALRNRLSHHEALWKFHYDDPATGLPDYGNPVYGAQASCSLLRKHYDDIIEMIGWMSPDRKANFLSHSANLRFYALCSVDGLNSYIAPEKIKAQIKVSRGGKGISRLIRVLEKNEFIRIVKEGQTVLTIGTDNSTQIQ
- a CDS encoding IS110 family transposase encodes the protein MADNVTETSVVGGVDTHKDLHVAAVVDQNNKVLGTQYFSATRQGYRQMLVWMASFGALKRIGVECTGTYGSGLLRYFQNAGLEVLEVTAPDRMERRKRGKSDTIDAECAAHAAFSGIRTVTPKTRDGMIESLRVLKTCRKTAISARRVALQIIHSNIISAPDELREQLRNMTRMKLIRTLGAWRPDVTECRNVTNVYRIALKSLARRYLELHDEIADLDVMIAAIVDKLAPELIKRNAIGYESASQLLITAGDNPQRLRSESGFAALCGVSPVPVSSGKTNRYRLNRGGDRAANSALHIIAIGRLRTDAKTKEYVARRVAEGHTKMEAIRCLKRYISREVYTLLRNQNRQVNSIPITT